CGGCTTCGGCGCACCCGCTGATACGCCGACGGCGGATGCGGACGCATTGGTCGACGGAATGTGGGACGAGGCAGCACGAGTCGGCGCCGGCATCGTCGGCGGCGATCTGGTCAGCGCACCGCTGTGGGTGTTGTCGGTGGCGGTGCTGGGCGACTTGGGTGGGCGGGCGCCGGTGTTGCGCTCGGGGGCGAAACCTGGCGCGGTGCTTGCCGTCGCCGGCGACCTGGGCCGCTCGTCTGCTGGATACTCGTTGTGGCATAAGGGGATTAGCGGGTTTGACGAACTGCGCGCGCGTCATCTGGTGCCGGAGCCGCCCTACGGTCAGGGCGCGGTGGCCGCGGCTTACGGTGCGCAGTCGATGATCGACGTCTCCGATGGGCTGGTCGCCGATCTGCGCCACGTCGCCGAGGCGTCGGCTGTGGGTATTGACCTGTCCACCGCGGCGCTTGCCCCCGATCGCGATGCGCTGAGCGCGGCCGCGGCGGCGGTGGGCGACGATCCATGGTCGTGGGTGCTGGGTGGCGGCGAGGACCACGCCCTGGTGGCCTGTTTCGCCGGCCCGGTGCCACCCGGGTGGCGCGTCATCGGGCAGGTGCTCGACGGCCCGGCCCGGGTACTCGTCGACGGCGCCGAGTGGCGGGGATACGCGGGCTGGCAGTCTTTCGCTCGGTGACGATGCGGGCCGCGCGCGGCCCGGGGAGGAGCCGGGCAATCGTATCGGGAGGGTTAGGGTTGCGCGGTGACCGCACGTCCGTTGAGTGAACTCGTCGAGCAGGGGTGGGCCGCCGCGCTCGAGCCGGTCGCCGAGCAGGTGACCAAGATGGGGCAATTCCTGCGGGACGAGATCGCGGCGGGCCGCCGATACCTACCCGCCGGTCCGAATGTGTTGCGCGCCTTTACCTTCCCGTTCGATCAGCTGCGGGTGCTGATCGTCGGGCAAGACCCCTATCCGACACCGGGGCACGCGGTGGGCCTGAGCTTTTCGGTGGCTGCCGATGTGCGTCCGCTGCCGCGGAGCCTGTCCAACATCTTCGACGAATACTCGGCCGACCTGGGTTACCCGCAACCCTCGTGTGGCGATCTGACGCCCTGGGCGCAGCGGGGCGTGCTGCTGTTGAACAGGGTTTTGACGGTTCGTCCGAGCAACCCGGCGTCGCATCGCGGCAAGGGCTGGGAAGCCGTCACCGAGTGCGCGATCCGCGCCCTGGTCGGGCGGTCACAGCCCATGGTGGCGATCCTGTGGGGCCGCGACGCGTCAACGCTCAAACCTGTTCTGGCGGAGGGTAATTGCGTGGCAATCGAGTCGCCGCACCCCTCACCGCTGTCGGCATCGCGCGGATTCTTCGGCTCGCGTCCGTTCAGCCGCGCCAACGAACTGCTCGCCGGGATGGGAGCCGACCCGATCGATTGGCGGCTGCCCTGAGTTGGTCTCGGACAGCAAGCGCTCACGAATCCGGGAAGTTCACGTCTTTGGTGACGGCCTTCCACTCTTCGATCGACGCCGACATCGCGGCGATCTTGTCCCGCATCGCCTTGAGCACGTCGCGGCCCAGTAGTAGGCGCAGCGGCGGCTCGTCGAGTGTGGTCACCATGAGCACCGCCTCGGCCACCTTTTTCGGATCGCCCGGCAGGTGATCGGCGAACTGCTTGATCAGGTCTTTGCGTGCCGCCACGTCGGCGTGAAGTAGTTCTCGGTCGTCCGGTGCCGGCCGAGGCGGCCGTGGATCTCGTAGCGTTCGTCACCCGAGAACATCACTTCGGCGAACGAATCGTCGAATCGTTCGCGCTGGGAGGCGGTCGAGACAGGATCGTCAGGCCTGCGCAGTTCCTCCGATTTGCTGTCCAAAACGCTTGTTGTACAGGATGAATCGCTGGTCTACCTGATCGGGAAGCAGGCCACAGTTCTCCAGTCCATCGCGCTTCGCTGATCGCGGGCCCTCGAATTCGCCGGCGCCCCAACGTCGAAGGCGCTCGGGGCTGCCACTCGCTCAGAACTTCAGGTGCTGGCTGACGTCGCCGACCTGGTCGACGAACATGATGCGACTGTCGAACCACCATGCGTCGTCCAATCGATGGAACGTGTCCTTGTAGTGGCCGGTGACGATCACCTGCAACGGAAGGTCGACAGTGGCCTGCGTGACGCAGTAGTAGGACGTGCTGCGTGCGGTCCCCGCGGCCTCGTCGATGTGTAGCTGCACATTGGTCGTGTTGTGTTTGGTCTTCGGGGTGCCGTCGTCCTCGTAGATGCGGGTGGCCATCTCGTACATCTGCCGCACCCGGGCGGACCCCTCGAACACC
The DNA window shown above is from Mycobacterium sp. Aquia_216 and carries:
- a CDS encoding uracil-DNA glycosylase, with product MTARPLSELVEQGWAAALEPVAEQVTKMGQFLRDEIAAGRRYLPAGPNVLRAFTFPFDQLRVLIVGQDPYPTPGHAVGLSFSVAADVRPLPRSLSNIFDEYSADLGYPQPSCGDLTPWAQRGVLLLNRVLTVRPSNPASHRGKGWEAVTECAIRALVGRSQPMVAILWGRDASTLKPVLAEGNCVAIESPHPSPLSASRGFFGSRPFSRANELLAGMGADPIDWRLP
- a CDS encoding nuclear transport factor 2 family protein, with product MSDSARDITNLIYTYAELLDGGDLDGVAALFEHGRICGMEDGPPETVFEGSARVRQMYEMATRIYEDDGTPKTKHNTTNVQLHIDEAAGTARSTSYYCVTQATVDLPLQVIVTGHYKDTFHRLDDAWWFDSRIMFVDQVGDVSQHLKF
- a CDS encoding thiamine-phosphate kinase, whose product is MREEPAPESPTLGQLGEFAVIDRLVRGRVQPAAVLLGPGDDAAVVSAADGRTAVSTDMLVAGRHFRLDWSTPRDVGRKAIAQNAADIEAMGGRAAAFVVGFGAPADTPTADADALVDGMWDEAARVGAGIVGGDLVSAPLWVLSVAVLGDLGGRAPVLRSGAKPGAVLAVAGDLGRSSAGYSLWHKGISGFDELRARHLVPEPPYGQGAVAAAYGAQSMIDVSDGLVADLRHVAEASAVGIDLSTAALAPDRDALSAAAAAVGDDPWSWVLGGGEDHALVACFAGPVPPGWRVIGQVLDGPARVLVDGAEWRGYAGWQSFAR